The genomic region TGCCGATAGGGATGGTTGCTTAGTGGTGGAACGGCGGTTCAATATGGCCTCCTCATGAAGGAGCTATTCCCAAGCCTAGGTTTTTGTAAAAATTCACCCAGACCACTGCATCCCCCATGACTAGCAGTATAGTGGTTTGGCAATGGCACCAGCCACTATTGGTAGGTGGCGATCGTCTTCACTGCTAGACAAAACCTCCCTGGGGCAAAGTGGGGATTTAGCGCACCATCGTATTCAAACTTACTTAGCATCAGTTGCAGGGAACAAATCTGTCGAGTATTAAGTGGTTCAGCCGAGTTAAGCGTGCGGGCACGAAACACCGGGATCATTGCCGCAAAGGGAATTTGAACAGTAATCCACTGCTCGGCGATCGTGTCAAACGAGTAACAATAGGCGATCCCATCCCACTGAGTTTGGGAGCGCACCATAAACTTATAGCGCTTGCCGTCACCCTTGACCTGCAACTGAATGCCCATTGCTGCCGACAAATCCAACGGAGGGTCGATATTGCGCGTTCGTACCGAAGCAAACCCCCCAGAATTAGCAGTGGAGAGTATTCCAGTAAATAATGCTACACCATCCTGCTGGATGAGCTGACTTTGGCTAGCACCCCCCATAACTACATCATCCAGTGCCCCCCAATGGTCACTAAGATTGGCGATCGGCTGGGTAAAGTCAACCAGTAAATTGGCCTCTGTTGAAGCTAACGCAGCCGCATCTAACCTTGGCTCTACACGGCTACCCATCAAATGTTGAAACCAGTCCAATTTGCTGAGCAGGGGCACTTCACCAAAGTAGGCAACGGTTTTTAGAAACCGACCAAAATCCCAAGGTGCTGAGCTTTTTTCAGTCATGATGGCATCCCACTAGTTGCATGTTGGCCTACGGAATTACAGAAAGAGTCTGACGGAGAGTAGTGCTGCTTGGGGCTGCCCTAGCATCTCCCCAAGGGGCACCTACGGGTTGGATGGGGTAGAGTCACTGGGCTTAGAATCAGTTGCTGGTTGTGGTTTCGGTGCTGGACTGGGTGAGGCGGCGGCTGGGGCTGGGGAAGTTGGGGCGGTTGTTGTCTCACTAGCAGAGGATGGAGATGCTTCACTAGCTTGTTTCCAATCATCTAAGGGGCGATCGATGGCACTTTGCAGGTCAATGGGGATGAGTATGACCTCCACTTGGCTG from Cyanobacteriota bacterium harbors:
- a CDS encoding CIA30 family protein translates to MTEKSSAPWDFGRFLKTVAYFGEVPLLSKLDWFQHLMGSRVEPRLDAAALASTEANLLVDFTQPIANLSDHWGALDDVVMGGASQSQLIQQDGVALFTGILSTANSGGFASVRTRNIDPPLDLSAAMGIQLQVKGDGKRYKFMVRSQTQWDGIAYCYSFDTIAEQWITVQIPFAAMIPVFRARTLNSAEPLNTRQICSLQLMLSKFEYDGALNPHFAPGRFCLAVKTIATYQ
- a CDS encoding DUF4340 domain-containing protein, producing the protein TLTVPTSQLAELGLDPPIARVELTLKKGDVQRLVVGKPDFSNRFLYARVNPSSQPASQVEVILIPIDLQSAIDRPLDDWKQASEASPSSASETTTAPTSPAPAAASPSPAPKPQPATDSKPSDSTPSNP